The Macrococcoides canis genome has a window encoding:
- a CDS encoding mandelate racemase/muconate lactonizing enzyme family protein has translation MKITKITGYQIELPLKEPFVINYATYPYMPALILAIETDEGITGYGEAVPDEHVNGEHVNAAFEIMQHVIAPALINKNPLDINAILNMLDDLIIHNPSIKAAVDIALHDILGKKAGLPLYELLGGRTKDRLSYAKVLSVKPFEQLKSDIDTLIEQGYNVIKVKLGGDVVSDCRKLEQILDYVDESIEIRVDCNQAWSSPKHVAQMVNQLDYPNLMWIEQPLRYNECEGLNYLYDHMNVPLMVDESILNVKQLAQRNIKTDLINVKLMKCGGIKAAVNIINYAEAHDIPCQIGSMVESSIGSAAGYHVAMSHRNVQSTELTGPLLFSTDIGNLKYEIPYVYLSDAPGLGIEINQQSLKEITKRQFEMSETNE, from the coding sequence ATGAAAATAACTAAGATAACGGGTTACCAAATTGAATTGCCGTTAAAAGAACCGTTCGTTATTAATTATGCTACGTATCCTTATATGCCGGCGTTAATTCTTGCGATAGAAACAGACGAAGGGATTACAGGATATGGTGAGGCTGTACCTGATGAACATGTAAATGGGGAACATGTGAATGCAGCTTTTGAAATTATGCAGCATGTCATTGCACCAGCTCTAATCAATAAAAATCCGCTTGATATCAATGCCATCTTGAATATGTTAGATGACTTGATCATACATAATCCTTCAATAAAAGCAGCTGTAGATATTGCTTTGCATGATATTCTCGGGAAGAAGGCTGGACTGCCGTTATATGAATTGTTAGGTGGGAGAACGAAAGATAGACTTTCATATGCGAAAGTATTAAGTGTAAAACCATTTGAACAATTGAAGAGTGATATCGATACTTTAATAGAACAGGGATATAATGTTATTAAAGTTAAGCTTGGTGGAGATGTTGTTTCAGACTGCAGAAAGTTGGAACAGATTTTAGATTATGTAGACGAATCAATTGAGATTCGTGTCGATTGTAATCAGGCTTGGTCTTCTCCGAAACATGTCGCACAGATGGTCAATCAACTGGATTATCCGAATTTAATGTGGATTGAACAACCATTACGCTATAATGAATGCGAAGGCTTGAATTATTTATATGATCATATGAATGTCCCACTCATGGTAGATGAGAGTATATTGAATGTTAAGCAGCTTGCACAACGAAACATTAAGACAGATCTCATCAATGTCAAGCTAATGAAATGTGGCGGTATAAAAGCAGCAGTAAATATTATTAATTATGCTGAAGCACATGATATTCCATGTCAAATAGGTTCTATGGTCGAATCTTCGATTGGAAGTGCTGCAGGATATCACGTTGCAATGAGCCATCGTAATGTACAGTCTACGGAACTGACAGGACCACTATTATTTAGTACGGACATTGGAAATTTAAAATATGAAATTCCTTATGTCTATTTAAGTGACGCACCAGGACTTGGTATTGAAATCAACCAGCAAAGTTTAAAAGAAATAACGAAACGACAATTCGAAATGAGTGAAACCAATGAATAG